In Halobaculum sp. XH14, a single genomic region encodes these proteins:
- a CDS encoding enoyl-CoA hydratase/isomerase family protein, with protein sequence MTTPAEAAAEGNEFVAAEVGGRGEHVATVTIDRPDARNALNATVRSELKSVFAAIAEDDSVRVVVLTGGEDSGAFVAGADVTELHERSAVEQREASSFPRVYEVVAECPKPVVARVNGHALGGGCELAQACDVRIAAEGAKLGQPEIGLGLIPGGGGTQRLPRLVGEGQALKLILSGELVEATEAAELGLVEEAVPEGELDGRVDDLAGAIAEKSPLAVRRAKQAVRGGADRSLRQGLAYERELFVGLFDSHDKNEGIGAFLEDREPDWRGE encoded by the coding sequence ATGACGACGCCCGCCGAAGCTGCTGCCGAGGGGAACGAGTTCGTCGCCGCCGAGGTCGGCGGTCGCGGCGAGCACGTGGCGACGGTCACCATCGACCGACCGGACGCGCGGAACGCGCTCAACGCGACCGTCCGGTCCGAACTGAAGTCCGTCTTCGCCGCGATCGCCGAGGACGATTCGGTCCGCGTCGTCGTGTTGACCGGGGGCGAGGACTCGGGCGCGTTCGTCGCGGGCGCGGATGTGACCGAGCTCCACGAGCGGAGCGCCGTCGAACAGCGCGAGGCGAGTTCGTTCCCGCGCGTCTACGAGGTCGTCGCCGAGTGCCCGAAGCCAGTCGTCGCCCGCGTGAACGGCCACGCGCTCGGCGGCGGCTGTGAACTCGCGCAGGCCTGTGACGTTCGCATCGCCGCCGAGGGCGCGAAGCTCGGGCAGCCGGAGATCGGCCTCGGACTCATCCCGGGCGGCGGCGGCACCCAGCGGCTCCCGCGGCTCGTCGGCGAGGGCCAGGCGCTGAAGCTGATCCTGTCGGGCGAACTCGTCGAGGCGACCGAGGCGGCCGAACTCGGCCTCGTCGAGGAAGCGGTCCCCGAAGGGGAACTCGACGGCCGCGTCGACGACCTCGCCGGGGCGATCGCCGAGAAGAGCCCGCTGGCCGTCCGACGCGCGAAGCAAGCGGTTCGGGGCGGAGCGGATCGATCGTTGCGACAGGGACTGGCTTACGAGCGCGAACTGTTCGTCGGCCTGTTCGACAGCCACGACAAGAACGAGGGCATCGGCGCGTTCCTCGAGGACCGGGAGCCCGACTGGCGTGGCGAGTGA
- a CDS encoding DUF6517 family protein, which yields MRRRQLLGGAGIALTTATAGCLGFITGEQSLSFAAEPAVAAESTVGETDYETEGPQARTQTREFTVAGQTREVEVTNRITTYQKTVDNPLFGEARLAVFAAISSPKVTVAGQTLNPVEDYSNEKLVSLLTSQYEGLDEPTRVDGRTVRTLGSDVELDKFEATATVDGQEVDVYIHVGRTEHEDDFVIPMGMYPKRRESEERPTVVSLTESLEHPA from the coding sequence ATGCGTCGACGACAGCTACTCGGGGGGGCCGGCATCGCACTGACGACGGCGACGGCGGGCTGTCTCGGATTCATCACGGGCGAGCAGTCGCTCTCGTTCGCCGCGGAACCGGCCGTGGCCGCGGAGAGCACGGTCGGCGAGACCGATTACGAGACGGAGGGGCCACAGGCACGGACGCAAACACGGGAGTTCACCGTGGCGGGCCAGACGCGCGAGGTCGAGGTGACCAACCGGATCACGACCTACCAGAAGACCGTCGACAACCCGCTCTTCGGCGAGGCGCGCCTCGCCGTGTTCGCGGCCATCTCCAGCCCGAAGGTGACGGTCGCGGGCCAGACGCTCAACCCGGTGGAAGACTACTCGAACGAGAAGCTGGTCTCGCTGCTCACGAGCCAGTACGAGGGGTTAGACGAGCCCACCCGCGTGGACGGCCGGACCGTCCGAACGCTCGGCAGCGACGTCGAGCTCGACAAGTTCGAGGCGACCGCGACCGTCGACGGCCAGGAGGTCGACGTGTACATCCACGTCGGTCGAACCGAACACGAGGATGACTTCGTCATCCCGATGGGGATGTACCCCAAGCGGCGGGAGAGCGAGGAGCGGCCGACCGTCGTCTCGCTAACCGAGAGCCTGGAACACCCCGCCTGA